A region from the Dinoroseobacter shibae DFL 12 = DSM 16493 genome encodes:
- the secE gene encoding preprotein translocase subunit SecE → MAITNPFQFLQQVRAEVSKVTWPTRKEVMVTSLMVFAMAILTAIFFFFVDWMIRTGLQFVLNFFGG, encoded by the coding sequence TCCTTTCCAGTTCCTGCAGCAGGTGCGCGCCGAGGTCAGCAAGGTGACCTGGCCAACCCGCAAGGAGGTCATGGTCACGTCCCTGATGGTGTTCGCCATGGCGATCCTGACGGCGATCTTCTTCTTCTTCGTGGACTGGATGATCCGGACCGGCCTGCAGTTCGTGCTGAACTTCTTCGGCGGCTGA
- the nusG gene encoding transcription termination/antitermination protein NusG: MAKRWYSVSVLSNFEKKIAEQIKHAVAEAGLEDDIEEVLVPTEEVIEVRRGKKVTAERRFMPGYVLVRMEMTDQGYHLINSINRVTGFLGPQGRPMAMRDDEVNQILNRVEEGQEAPRSLITFDIGEQVNVTDGPFEGFSGSVEEVDDDNNRLKVTVSIFGRATPVELEFTQVTKTS, translated from the coding sequence ATGGCCAAACGGTGGTACTCTGTCAGCGTCCTCTCGAATTTCGAGAAGAAGATCGCCGAGCAGATCAAGCACGCCGTCGCAGAGGCAGGGCTTGAGGACGACATCGAAGAGGTGCTCGTCCCGACCGAAGAGGTCATCGAGGTCCGCCGCGGCAAGAAGGTCACCGCCGAGCGCCGCTTCATGCCCGGCTATGTGCTGGTGCGGATGGAGATGACCGACCAGGGCTATCACCTGATCAACTCGATCAACCGGGTCACCGGGTTTCTCGGCCCCCAGGGTCGGCCCATGGCCATGCGCGATGACGAGGTGAACCAGATCCTGAACCGGGTCGAGGAAGGCCAGGAGGCGCCGCGCAGCCTGATCACCTTCGACATCGGCGAACAGGTCAACGTGACCGACGGACCCTTCGAGGGCTTCTCGGGCAGCGTCGAGGAAGTGGACGACGACAACAACCGTCTGAAGGTGACGGTATCGATCTTCGGCCGGGCGACCCCGGTCGAACTGGAATTCACGCAGGTCACCAAGACGTCCTGA